One Candidatus Acidulodesulfobacterium ferriphilum genomic window carries:
- a CDS encoding hydrogenase maturation protease — translation MTGIIGIGNLLLKDEGFGIHFIDYLRKKYIFDLNLRIIDGSTMGYGLLDDIFNLDNIIVIDALKTDENPGSIFKFDSKNIPVDLMKKTAHDVEFIDVITMCSLQGHNPKITIFAISPEDISNVGMDISFPLKNAIPRLESLVLEEIKPFGIEWSINPEYRKIAEFKPLI, via the coding sequence AACCTGCTCTTAAAAGACGAAGGATTCGGGATTCACTTTATCGATTATCTTAGAAAAAAATATATTTTCGACTTAAATCTGAGAATAATTGACGGAAGCACAATGGGCTACGGGCTTTTGGACGACATATTTAACCTTGACAATATTATTGTCATAGATGCCCTTAAAACAGATGAAAACCCGGGAAGCATATTTAAATTCGACAGCAAAAACATCCCGGTTGATTTAATGAAAAAAACAGCCCATGATGTTGAATTTATCGATGTAATAACTATGTGCAGCCTTCAGGGGCATAACCCGAAAATAACAATTTTTGCAATATCTCCAGAAGACATAAGTAATGTTGGAATGGATATTTCATTCCCTTTAAAAAATGCGATTCCAAGGCTTGAATCTCTCGTTCTGGAAGAGATAAAGCCGTTTGGCATAGAATGGAGCATAAATCCTGAATATCGCAAAATTGCCGAATTTAAACCTTTAATTTAA